The genomic segment CCTGCGGCGTCAAGGGTCCGCTTTTCCCTCGACTTTCAAAAACCGGGGAATTAGGTAAAGGGCAGGAACCCGAACCCCGGGGCGCCCCGGGAACCTGTCTGCGAGAAGAGGCCATGCGCAAGGGTGTGAAGATTTTCGGCACGTTCAACGGCATCTCGCCCCAGGCCTTCGAACGCCTGGAGGAAGTGCTCGATTTCGACGAGGTCAGCTACGCGGACGGCACCGTGACCATCGAGCACGACGGCGAGTACGAGCAGGTGGAGGACGTGGTGCTGCGGGTCATGGAGGCCATGGCCGACGGGCACGAGAGCGGCCTGGACATCATCGACCACGACGAGAACCTGCTCACCCGCTACGTGATCGAGGCCGACGGCTTCCGCGCCAAACAGATGGACATGGACGACGTGGTGGCGCCGTACCCTAACTCCCAGGCCTGAGGCCGGGCGCGGCCCGGGGCGGCGGCCAGCCCCGGGCGCGGGCCGGGTCAGGCCGAGGCGATGACGGCGCCCAGCAGGCGCGACAGGCGCCCGGCGGCGGCCTCGGCCTGGGCGATGACGTCCGCCAGGGAGGTCTCGCCCATGCAGTCGGGCAGGTTCTTGTTGGTCAGGCACGAGATGCCCAGCACCGCAAGGCCCATATGCCGCGCGGCGATGACCTCCAGCACGGTGGACATGCCCACGGCGTCGGCCCCCAGCAGCCGGAAGGCGCGGGTTTCCGCCGGGCTCTCAAGATTTGGCCCGCTTACGCCGATATAGACACCACGCTCCAGGCGAATGCCCAGCTCGCGGGCCCGCTCCAGGGCCAGATCGCGCAGCCCGGCGTCGTAGATGCGGCTCATGTCCGGGAAGCGCTCGCCCCAGGCGTCCTGGTTGGGCCCGATGAGCGGGTTGGCCCCGGTGAAGTTGATGTGGTCGGTGATGAGCATCAGCCCGCCCGCGTCGAACTGGGGGTTCAGGGCGCCTGCGGCGTTGGTGATGATCAGCCGCGAGACGCCCAGGGCGGCCAGGGTGCGCACGCCCATGCAGACCTCGGCGGGCGACCAGCCCTCGTAGAGGTGGAAGCGCCCGCGCTGGACCCACACGGGCACCTCGCCCACCAGGGCCGCCGTCAACTTTCCGGCGTGGCTCTGCACGGTGGAGCACGGGAAGCCAGGGATGGCCGCGTAGTCGAAGGAGGCCACCTCGGCCAGGCCGTCGGCCCAGGCGCCAAGGCCCGTGCCCAGGACGACCGCGATGCGCGCCGCATGGGGCGCGGGCAGGCCCGCGCGGATGAAGTCCGCAGCTTTCTGGACTTTTTCGATGTTTTGCATAATTGTATGAGTCTTCGGGACGGGGTTGGCGGAACTGGTCGGCCCCGGCGGCCATCCGGGGGAGAGTGTTGACGCATTCCACCTGTGTGTCAACGCCGGAGCAACACTAGCGGAGCATCACGCATGGATATCGTCACCCTACTTGGTTCCATACTCGGCTTCGTGCTCGTCATCGGGGCCATGGCCATGGGCGGGGACCTCAGCCTGTTCTACAACGGGCCGGGCCTGCTCATCGTCGTGGGTGGAACCTTCGCGGCCATCTGCGTGACCTTCCCCCTGAAGGACGTCATCGACTCGCACATGGGCGCCTTGTCCATGTTCGCCAAGAAGAAGGGCAAGGTCGAGGACGTGGTCAACATCATGGTGCGCATCGCCGAGATCAGCCGCCGCGAGGGCCTCATCGCCCTGGAGAACATCCAGACTGAGAACCCCATCCTCAAGAAGGCCTGCCAGCTCATCGCCGACAACGCCGACCCCATGCTCATCCGCGACACCCTGACCATCGAAATCGGCACCATGAAGCGCCGCCACAACATCTCCATCGAGGTGTTCCAGAAGCTGGCGGGCTACGCCCCGGCCTTCGGGATGATCGGCACCCTCATCGGCCTGGTGCAGATGCTCTCCAACCTTTCGGACCCGACCTCCCTGGGCCCGGCCATGGCCGTGGCCATCCTGACCACCTTCTACGGCACCATCATGGCCAACCTGATCTTCTTGCCCTTCGCGGGCAAGATGCGCGCGCGCACCAGCCAGGAGGAGCTGCACCTGCAGATCATCTTCGAGGGCGCCAAGTCCATCCTGGAGAACAACAACCCGCGGCTGGTGTACGAGAAGCTGTCCTCGTTCGAGCCGCCCAAGGAGCGCAAGAGCAGTGGCCGATGACAAGTGGGAATCCGTCCTCGGCACCGAGGAGCTGGAGCCCGAAAGGAACGAATGGATCCTGACGTTCGCGGATCTGGTCACCCTGCTGCTGGTGTTCTTCATCCTGCTCTATTCCATGTCCACCCTGGACCCCAAGAAGTTCACGGACTCGTTCCTGTCCGTGAAGCTGGCCCTGGGCAAGAAGGACGACCAGCTCATGACCGCCCGCGTCAAGAGCGAGGAGGCCGCCATCCTGGACACGGTGATGCTGCAAAAGCAGCTCATCGAGGCCCAGCGCAAGGTCTTTTCCGACGTGCGCACCTTCATCACCCGCAAGGGCGTGGAGGGCGTGGTCGGCGCCGTGCTCGAAGAGGGCAAGATCACCCTGCGCCTGCCCGGCGACGTGCTGTTCGCCAGCGGCGAGGTGGAGCTGAACGAGCGCGGCCAGGAGGTCCTGCGCCAGCTCAAGGATTTCCTGGTCAAGGCCAACGACCAGCAGATCAACATCAAGGGCTTCACCGACGACGTGCCCCCCAGCCCGCGCTCACGCTTCAAGGATAACTGGGAAATTTCGTCCTTGCGGGCCGTGTATGTTTTGCGCTATTTAATGCAGCTCGGTATCGACCAAAAGCG from the Desulfocurvus vexinensis DSM 17965 genome contains:
- a CDS encoding purine-nucleoside phosphorylase, which translates into the protein MQNIEKVQKAADFIRAGLPAPHAARIAVVLGTGLGAWADGLAEVASFDYAAIPGFPCSTVQSHAGKLTAALVGEVPVWVQRGRFHLYEGWSPAEVCMGVRTLAALGVSRLIITNAAGALNPQFDAGGLMLITDHINFTGANPLIGPNQDAWGERFPDMSRIYDAGLRDLALERARELGIRLERGVYIGVSGPNLESPAETRAFRLLGADAVGMSTVLEVIAARHMGLAVLGISCLTNKNLPDCMGETSLADVIAQAEAAAGRLSRLLGAVIASA
- a CDS encoding motility protein A; its protein translation is MDIVTLLGSILGFVLVIGAMAMGGDLSLFYNGPGLLIVVGGTFAAICVTFPLKDVIDSHMGALSMFAKKKGKVEDVVNIMVRIAEISRREGLIALENIQTENPILKKACQLIADNADPMLIRDTLTIEIGTMKRRHNISIEVFQKLAGYAPAFGMIGTLIGLVQMLSNLSDPTSLGPAMAVAILTTFYGTIMANLIFLPFAGKMRARTSQEELHLQIIFEGAKSILENNNPRLVYEKLSSFEPPKERKSSGR
- a CDS encoding OmpA/MotB family protein, which codes for MADDKWESVLGTEELEPERNEWILTFADLVTLLLVFFILLYSMSTLDPKKFTDSFLSVKLALGKKDDQLMTARVKSEEAAILDTVMLQKQLIEAQRKVFSDVRTFITRKGVEGVVGAVLEEGKITLRLPGDVLFASGEVELNERGQEVLRQLKDFLVKANDQQINIKGFTDDVPPSPRSRFKDNWEISSLRAVYVLRYLMQLGIDQKRLTATGLADMEPLFPNNTEENRTRNRRVEIVLEKQVSK